A region of Dioscorea cayenensis subsp. rotundata cultivar TDr96_F1 chromosome 5, TDr96_F1_v2_PseudoChromosome.rev07_lg8_w22 25.fasta, whole genome shotgun sequence DNA encodes the following proteins:
- the LOC120261300 gene encoding basic leucine zipper 34, with the protein MSRPAHLPPRCPSQSRLPSPRVTDSSSQSPFRDDESQHSKHRRSPSQGSTFDDLLTNLEATPRGLFLRRASSDPTSIMEVLDNPILSISVPQPSVNQSEDAKTGCGFEADYVYGPNSPRQKGKLTQSESSMVSALLETVPQNPLQYLAVDVTGGLRTDESDIISEDHSVGGDFDSEKARRRHSGQRSRVRKLQYIAELEKTVDALQTLEAELAAKVEALSKDRVALSIENKKLKWQLLNLHQEKIRKDCQYLSLKNEVDKLKMVFGKHRRSKSSSFFEMSPVESDPLILDMGKLSLAGGNPVPLRHGFNH; encoded by the exons ATGTCGCGTCCTGCCCACCTCCCTCCTCGTTGCCCTTCTCAGAGTAGGTTACCCTCACCCCGAGTGACTGATTCCTCATCTCAATCACCTTTCAGAGATGACGAGTCACAGCACTCCAAACACCGTAGGTCTCCCTCCCAAGGTTCCACCTTTGATGACCTCTTGACAAATTTAGAAGCCACTCCGAGAGGTCTCTTTCTTCGGAGAGCTTCCAGTGATCCTACATCCATTATGGAGGTGCTTGACAATCCAATACTATCTATCAGTGTCCCACAACCATCTGTTAACCAATCAGAGGACGCCAAGACTGGTTGCGGTTTTGAAGCAGATTATGTTTATGGTCCTAACTCCCCTAGACAGAAGGGAAAGCTCACCCAGTCTGAGAGTTCAATGGTTTCTGCTTTGTTAGAGACTGTGCCTCAGAATCCTTTGCAATATTTAGCTGTGGATGTTACTGGTGGTTTAAGAACTGATGAGTCTGATATTATAAGTGAAGATCATAGTGTGGGGGGTGATTTTGATTCAGAGAAGGCACGGAGGAG GCACTCTGGACAACGGTCTAGGGTTCGCAAACTTCAGTACATTGCTGAACTTGAGAAAACTGTGGATGCATTGCAG ACATTGGAAGCAGAACTGGCAGCCAAAGTCGAGGCCCTGTCTAAGGACAGAGTTGCGCTCTCTATTGAAAACAAGAAACTCAAATGGCAGCTTCTCAACCTTCACCAAGAAAAAATACGGAAAGATT GTCAATATCTTTCTTTGAAGAATGAAGTGGATAAGTTGAAGATGGTGTTCGGGAAGCACCGAAGAAGCAAAAGTTCATCCTTTTTCGAGATGAGCCCGGTGGAGTCGGATCCTTTGATACTTGACATGGGAAAACTCAGCCTTGCCGGCGGGAACCCGGTACCTTTAAGACATGGCTTTAATCACTAA
- the LOC120260924 gene encoding apoptosis-inducing factor homolog B-like — MEGFGRALRKKVVVIGGGIAGALLAKSIQFQTDVTLIDPKEYFEIPWANLRSKVEPSLAERAVINHTEYLTNGRIITSSAVNITGTDVLTTEGRKIPYDYLVIATGHSYSTPRTRRDRLEQFQEENIKIKSSGSILIVGGGPAGVELAGEIAMDYPDKKVTLVHSGPRLLEFIGLKASQKALDWLKSKNVEVLLEQSIDLSTLSDADRVFKTSTGEIITADSHFVCVAKPLGSQWLRESIVKDYLDRNGRLMVDENLRVGGSNNIFAIGDITDIPELKQGDVAQRHALLVAKNLKLLIKGGKESKLIKYKTASAKTMVSLGRKDAVAQHPLATIIGHLRGVIRSRDLFIGKMRKQMGLESHPS, encoded by the exons ATGGAGGGGTTCGGGCGGGCTCTGAGGAAGAAGGTCGTCGTCATCGGAGGTGGAATCGCCGGCGCCCTCCTCGCCAAATCTATCCAGTTTCAAACCGATGTTACCCTCATCGACCC gaaAGAGTATTTTGAGATTCCATGGGCCAATTTGAGATCAAAGGTGGAGCCTTCACTTGCAGAGAGAGCAGTGATTAATCACACTGAATACTTAACTAATGGGAGGATAATTACATCTTCAGCTGTTAACATCACTGGAACTGATGTTCTGACTACCGAGGGCCGGAAAATTCCATATGATTATCTTGTCATTGCTACCGGTCACTCATACTCTACTCCGCGAACCAGAAGAGATCGGCTTGAACAATTTCAAGAAG AGAACATAAAGATAAAGTCTTCTGGCTCTATTTTGATCGTTGGCGGTGGACCAGCAGGAGTTGAGCTTGCCGGAGAAATTGCCATGGACTACCCAGATAAGAAGGTAACTCTGGTTCACAGCGGTCCAAGGTTGCTGGAATTTATTGGGTTAAAAGCTTCCCAGAAAGCACTAGATTGGTTAAAATCAAAAAACGTAGAAGTTCTATTGGAACAATCAATTGATTTATCAACCTTATCAGACGCAGATAGAGTATTCAAAACATCGACCGGTGAGATCATCACTGCTGATAGTCATTTTGTTTGCGTGGCGAAGCCATTGGGTTCACAATGGCTGCGCGAATCAATCGTAAAGGATTACTTAGACAGAAATGGTAGATTGATGGTGGATGAAAACTTAAGAGTTGGAGGCTCTAACAACATTTTTGCAATCGGAGATATCACTGATATTCCA GAGCTTAAGCAAGGCGATGTCGCACAACGCCACGCATTACTTGTCGCGAAGAATCTGAAACTACTGATCAAAGGCGGCAAGGAGAGCAAACTAATTAAGTACAAGACAGCCTCCGCGAAAACAATGGTTTCATTAGGACGAAAAGATGCTGTTGCTCAACACCCGCTTGCGACAATAATCGGACATCTTCGTGGCGTGATCCGATCAAGAGACTTGTTCATCGGCAAGATGAGGAAACAAATGGGTCTTGAAAGCCATCctagttga
- the LOC120260925 gene encoding uncharacterized protein LOC120260925, translating into MTRPHACFSQQCTPYTLLLGLRAKLNKNNKKKTKKISRFPSLNFPFFFLKPPHALRAATIPRIPTNFSLSKLISFLSLSSPAMSGVFLPNHEDGELWLPSDLYPDVEVHRSPELAYVEDLVKQLTAFGLLAPASGPAPTMSYSRNPEGFRPVARFEPERFETETRFGYGRFRAPVAASGGLGLGLGFGSRRVYPNGFSPVQRVGPVGKCVGTGVFFPRVNPGYKADVGRGGGRQEKPALKNAGKKGMSCHSPTEIALPQDWTY; encoded by the exons ATGACAAGACCACATGCGTGTTTTTCTCAGCAATGCACCCCCTATACCCTTCTCCTCGGTTTACGagctaaattaaataaaaataataaaaagaaaacaaaaaaaatatcccGCTTTCCATCTTTAAATTTCCCATTCTTCTTCCTAAAACCTCCCCATGCTCTCCGCGCCGCCACCATTCCCAGAATACCAACAaacttttctctctctaaactcatctcctttctttctctctcttctccggCCATGTCAGGCGTTTTCCTGCCAAACCATGAGGACGGTGAGCTCTGGCTTCCCTCTGACCTCTACCCTGACGTAGAAGTTCATCGCTCGCCGGAGCTTGCTTACGTGGAGGACTTAGTGAAGCAGCTCACCGCGTTTGGCTTGCTTGCTCCGGCGAGTGGGCCAGCTCCGACGATGTCATATAGCCGGAATCCTGAG GGGTTTAGACCGGTGGCGCGGTTCGAACCGGAACGTTTTGAGACGGAGACTCGGTTCGGGTATGGCAGGTTTCGGGCCCCGGTGGCCGCAAGTGGCGGGCTCGGGCTCGGGCTCGGGTTCGGGTCGAGGCGGGTTTACCCGAATGGGTTTTCTCCGGTTCAAAGAGTCGGGCCAGTGGGCAAGTGTGTGGGAACCGGGGTTTTTTTCCCACGGGTTAACCCGGGTTACAAAGCTG ATGTGGGAAGGGGAGGAGGAAGGCAGGAGAAACCAGCTTTAAAGAATGCAGGAAAGAAAGGAATGTCATGTCACTCTCCTACTGAGATTGCTTTGCCCCAGGACTGGACCTACTGA